A stretch of the Filimonas lacunae genome encodes the following:
- a CDS encoding fasciclin domain-containing protein, translating into MRYGKYYWWLLLFTGFIACKKWSDHTEVKEQALNQDLMEQISSRSNLSLFKTYLVKTGLDKELTASKNFTVFAPVDAVLKNLDAAVVNNTDSLRKVLLNHIAGQLYFTRMANDSVRAYMLNGKRVFFYQQHFDDANITEGDIYVKNGVLQIIDKVVPPLPNAWQLIDSLQDVYAQNAYIARLTYQKQDPTKAEVDSINPITGEIVYKPGTGIVTVNTFTDKVYNLDNEDSLYTYLVLDDNAYATEKTRQKPFFKSTDAVITEGNAAWNVVKDLAIKGLYSIDKLPDTLLSKFNVRVPVSKANIVATHKVSNGIVYVLSASASPMKDKIPECIVQGENPFAFKGDVISKTFYRIRNNPNTGKSFNDMYIQSPGASFYVEYITNEVYTAKYKVYWVALSDYTYRTDNDDYTYGTTTAFQQRLAMDSSANATSLPYTAVNPYTYTETYLGEYTKGSYDFPIYILNRLSGNVVTPATVHMYLTAAASTPNYLSLDYIKLVPVLE; encoded by the coding sequence AGTCGCAGCAATCTTAGTCTTTTTAAAACCTACCTGGTGAAAACAGGGCTGGATAAAGAATTAACCGCTTCTAAAAACTTTACAGTTTTTGCCCCGGTAGATGCTGTATTAAAGAACCTGGATGCAGCAGTAGTGAACAATACCGACAGTTTGCGCAAGGTGCTGTTAAACCATATTGCCGGCCAGCTGTATTTTACCCGCATGGCCAATGACTCGGTAAGAGCCTATATGCTGAATGGAAAGCGCGTGTTTTTTTACCAGCAACACTTTGATGATGCTAACATTACTGAGGGAGATATTTATGTAAAGAATGGGGTGCTACAGATTATTGATAAAGTGGTGCCGCCATTACCTAACGCCTGGCAACTGATAGATAGTTTGCAGGATGTGTATGCGCAAAATGCTTACATAGCGCGGTTAACTTACCAGAAGCAAGACCCCACCAAAGCGGAAGTAGACAGTATTAACCCTATTACAGGGGAAATTGTATACAAACCCGGCACTGGCATTGTAACGGTAAATACTTTTACCGATAAGGTATACAACCTGGATAATGAAGATAGCCTGTATACTTACCTGGTACTGGATGATAATGCATACGCTACAGAAAAAACGCGTCAGAAGCCTTTTTTCAAAAGCACAGATGCTGTTATTACAGAAGGGAATGCTGCCTGGAATGTTGTGAAAGATCTGGCCATAAAGGGGCTGTACAGTATAGATAAGCTGCCTGATACATTGCTTTCTAAATTCAATGTGCGTGTGCCCGTTTCAAAAGCCAATATCGTTGCCACGCATAAAGTAAGCAATGGAATTGTATATGTGTTAAGCGCCAGCGCCAGTCCCATGAAAGATAAGATACCGGAATGTATTGTGCAGGGCGAAAATCCTTTTGCATTTAAAGGAGATGTAATATCCAAAACCTTTTATCGCATACGCAACAATCCAAACACCGGTAAGTCATTTAACGATATGTATATTCAAAGCCCTGGTGCTTCGTTCTATGTAGAATACATTACCAATGAAGTGTACACGGCCAAATACAAGGTGTATTGGGTGGCGTTAAGCGATTATACCTACCGTACAGATAATGATGATTATACCTACGGCACTACCACTGCGTTTCAACAGCGGCTGGCAATGGATTCCAGTGCCAATGCCACTTCACTACCTTATACAGCGGTGAATCCCTACACTTACACAGAAACTTACCTGGGCGAGTATACAAAGGGCAGTTACGACTTTCCTATTTATATCCTGAACAGGTTGAGCGGTAATGTAGTTACACCAGCCACGGTACATATGTATTTAACAGCTGCCGCTTCTACCCCTAACTATTTAAGTCTGGATTATATAAAACTGGTTCCTGTATTAGAATAA